A genomic window from Myxococcales bacterium includes:
- a CDS encoding SCP2 sterol-binding domain-containing protein, translated as MFDFPSTEWAEAYKDAINANADYRLHGKDWTHGVVAFVVKADPALNLPEDTALWLDVHGGECRGIRLIPATEAQAAPFVIVAPYAMWKTIIKREVDPIKAMMQNKVKLTKGNMPTIVRYVNASRQLVESTARVPTKFRDE; from the coding sequence ATGTTTGACTTTCCGTCGACGGAGTGGGCCGAAGCGTACAAGGACGCCATCAACGCCAACGCGGACTATCGGCTCCACGGTAAGGACTGGACCCACGGCGTGGTCGCCTTCGTCGTCAAGGCGGACCCCGCGCTGAACCTCCCCGAGGACACCGCGCTGTGGCTCGACGTCCACGGCGGCGAGTGCCGCGGGATCCGCCTCATCCCCGCGACCGAGGCGCAGGCCGCCCCGTTCGTGATCGTCGCGCCCTACGCGATGTGGAAGACCATCATCAAGCGTGAGGTCGACCCCATCAAGGCGATGATGCAGAACAAGGTGAAGCTCACGAAGGGCAACATGCCGACCATCGTGCGCTACGTGAACGCCTCGCGGCAGCTCGTCGAGTCGACCGCGCGCGTACCCACCAAGTTCCGCGACGAGTAA
- a CDS encoding WecB/TagA/CpsF family glycosyltransferase, with product MSDTPKRVRVGRVPIDVLTFEQAVAAVLALSDAGAGGFVVTPNVDHVVIADEDPAFAAAYQAASLSLADGFPVVLTSRLMPTRLPAKISGSDLVGPLVAACAERDKRVYLLGAGPGVAELAAAKLRARHPTLRIVGTDAPMVDLSKPPSTRAPIVEKLRAASPDIVLVAFGAPKQELFCHEIAEAVAPAVLLGIGASLDFVAGTVKRAPAWMADRGLEWAFRLAQEPRRLFHRYFVRDPQYLAIVARQYASARRDGRPFGDAEG from the coding sequence ATGAGCGACACGCCGAAGCGGGTCCGCGTCGGTCGCGTGCCCATCGACGTGCTCACGTTCGAGCAAGCGGTGGCGGCCGTCCTCGCCCTGTCCGACGCGGGCGCCGGGGGCTTCGTGGTCACGCCCAACGTCGATCATGTGGTCATCGCCGACGAGGACCCCGCGTTCGCGGCCGCCTACCAGGCCGCGAGCCTGAGCCTCGCCGACGGGTTCCCGGTGGTGTTGACCTCCCGCTTGATGCCCACCCGTCTGCCGGCGAAGATCTCGGGCTCCGACCTCGTCGGTCCGCTCGTGGCGGCCTGCGCGGAGCGCGACAAGCGCGTCTACTTGCTCGGCGCCGGCCCCGGGGTGGCGGAGCTGGCCGCGGCGAAGCTCCGCGCGCGGCACCCTACGCTGCGCATCGTGGGCACCGACGCGCCGATGGTCGATCTGTCGAAGCCCCCGTCGACCCGCGCGCCCATCGTGGAGAAGCTCCGCGCCGCGTCGCCCGACATCGTGCTCGTGGCGTTCGGCGCCCCGAAGCAGGAGCTCTTCTGCCACGAGATCGCAGAAGCCGTCGCGCCGGCCGTGCTGCTCGGCATCGGCGCCTCCCTCGATTTCGTCGCCGGCACCGTGAAGCGCGCGCCCGCGTGGATGGCCGATCGCGGCCTCGAGTGGGCCTTCCGCCTCGCGCAAGAGCCGCGCCGCCTCTTCCACCGCTATTTCGTGCGCGATCCGCAGTACCTCGCGATCGTCGCGCGCCAGTACGCCAGCGCACGCCGGGACGGCCGCCCGTTCGGCGACGCCGAGGGCTGA
- a CDS encoding YbhB/YbcL family Raf kinase inhibitor-like protein translates to MRNALKAGTRARRWMGLVAVTALTVQGLGGLGACSSTDPGAADGGSPDATTADGTTLDATRPDTGNPETSVPDTSVPDTAVPDAALPDTAVPDAALPDTSVPDTAVPDTSVPDTAVPDAALPPMTLTSATLTDGGRFPAAHTCSGVNRSPALTWTAGPAGTLSYAIVMKDLTVPNIHWTLYDIPASTLSVGASVPVGYTPGAPAPAGSKQAGVTFSPGTLGYLGPCPPSGDHTYVFTVHAISNATLAGVAMSDTPEAIEAQILAQQVAGGSATLSSNYRKP, encoded by the coding sequence ATGCGAAACGCGCTGAAGGCGGGCACGCGCGCCCGCAGGTGGATGGGCTTGGTCGCGGTGACCGCCTTGACGGTGCAGGGGCTCGGCGGGCTAGGCGCGTGCAGCTCGACCGACCCGGGAGCCGCGGACGGGGGCTCGCCCGATGCCACGACCGCCGACGGCACCACCCTCGACGCGACCCGGCCCGACACCGGGAACCCGGAGACGTCGGTCCCCGACACGTCGGTCCCCGACACCGCCGTCCCGGACGCGGCGCTCCCCGACACCGCCGTCCCGGACGCGGCGCTCCCCGACACGTCGGTCCCCGACACCGCCGTCCCCGACACGTCGGTCCCCGACACCGCCGTCCCGGACGCGGCGCTCCCCCCGATGACGCTCACGAGCGCCACGCTGACCGACGGCGGACGCTTCCCCGCCGCGCACACCTGCAGTGGGGTCAACCGGTCGCCCGCGCTCACGTGGACCGCGGGTCCCGCGGGCACCCTCAGCTACGCCATCGTCATGAAGGACCTCACGGTCCCCAACATCCACTGGACCCTGTACGACATCCCCGCGAGCACGCTGTCGGTCGGCGCGTCGGTCCCGGTCGGCTACACCCCGGGCGCGCCCGCGCCGGCGGGGTCGAAGCAGGCGGGCGTCACGTTCTCGCCAGGCACCCTGGGCTACCTGGGCCCCTGCCCGCCGTCCGGCGACCACACCTACGTCTTCACCGTGCACGCGATCTCCAACGCGACGCTCGCGGGTGTGGCGATGTCGGACACGCCGGAGGCGATCGAGGCGCAAATTCTCGCGCAGCAGGTCGCGGGCGGCTCCGCGACCCTCTCGTCGAACTACAGGAAGCCGTAA
- a CDS encoding DUF1361 domain-containing protein produces MTPPQPRTLASHVARYLASLGALSAEEAKESPLPRLALMSLFAIALLAARVVCTHSTAYKFLAWNLFLAWIPFALGLAVERFVAARAHSALVAAAALAWLLFLPNAPYIVTDLIHIRFRQEAPLWFDAVMLMAFAWTGLTLGVASLRRLAGVVASRWGLGLARVFVVTVAGLSGYGIYLGRFARLNSWDLAAHPGWAARELLEPVAHPVAMAQAWNVTLTQAALFLMIYLTDQGRTFGPPAPRSRPE; encoded by the coding sequence ATGACCCCTCCCCAGCCGCGGACGCTCGCCTCGCACGTCGCTCGCTACCTCGCCTCGCTGGGCGCGCTCTCCGCCGAGGAGGCGAAGGAGAGCCCGCTGCCTCGCCTCGCGCTGATGTCGCTCTTCGCGATCGCGCTGCTCGCCGCGCGCGTGGTGTGCACCCACAGCACCGCCTACAAGTTCCTCGCCTGGAACCTGTTCCTCGCGTGGATCCCGTTCGCCCTTGGGCTCGCCGTCGAGCGCTTCGTCGCGGCGCGCGCCCACTCCGCGCTGGTCGCGGCGGCGGCGCTCGCGTGGCTGCTCTTCCTCCCCAACGCTCCGTACATCGTGACCGACCTCATCCACATCCGCTTCCGCCAGGAGGCGCCGCTCTGGTTCGACGCGGTGATGCTCATGGCCTTCGCGTGGACGGGCCTCACCCTCGGGGTGGCCAGCCTGCGCAGGCTCGCCGGCGTGGTCGCGTCACGCTGGGGCCTTGGCCTCGCGCGCGTGTTCGTGGTGACGGTGGCGGGGCTCTCCGGATACGGCATCTACCTCGGCCGCTTCGCGCGCCTCAACTCGTGGGACCTGGCGGCGCACCCGGGTTGGGCGGCGCGCGAGCTGCTCGAGCCGGTGGCCCACCCCGTCGCGATGGCGCAGGCGTGGAACGTGACCCTCACCCAGGCCGCGCTCTTTCTGATGATCTACCTGACCGACCAGGGGCGCACGTTCGGGCCGCCCGCGCCGCGGTCGCGCCCCGAGTGA
- a CDS encoding O-antigen ligase family protein: MSNQSYRPGPQRPRTASQIQYEAMQRRISQRFGEFGERDAAAVSHDPLEDNHVRPMLKVMAGLLAASAIMTYTVGTASRIANGFVAVIVAGLVYHMVTRFPVHESARYFFGVSIFLEAATDIPTYWHPPLAFADMAYYASLKDFAGVPGLSLPIFFFGAIGLLHRARKNLRKREELTPPPRHAVQAMTFFLVAVLSVEAWGLARGGNLQPSFFQILHLVTMPLVGLTFLYAFRGPEDLPAIGSIIVTAAVARSALCTFTYFTLAARFHNEEGFFVTTHADTVLFTAAIFILIAYAIETRDRRTVLRCIGLTAAIFAGVALNNRRLAFVSLGAAPVMMYLSLKPSPTKRKVTRAAFVVVGLVLVYLIVGGQMEGDSPLWKPAKLAMSVLDQKDSSSESRDIENYNLIYTMSQSPAVGQGFGWEYKEKLQLYDISELFSLYRYIAHNGVLWIWSVGGVVGFTALWFIYPLTITLGMRAYRTAQNPVERAASLAGIGVVVAVIAQIWGDQGWNSYLTLILFAVAFASLARLEAAGEVA; the protein is encoded by the coding sequence GTGAGTAACCAGAGCTACCGCCCGGGGCCGCAGCGGCCGAGGACCGCCTCGCAGATCCAGTACGAGGCGATGCAGCGCCGCATCAGCCAGCGGTTCGGCGAGTTCGGTGAGCGCGACGCCGCCGCCGTGTCGCACGATCCGCTCGAGGACAACCACGTCCGGCCGATGCTCAAGGTGATGGCCGGCTTGCTCGCGGCGTCGGCCATCATGACCTACACGGTGGGCACGGCCTCGCGCATCGCGAACGGCTTCGTGGCGGTGATCGTCGCCGGCCTCGTGTACCACATGGTCACGCGGTTCCCGGTCCACGAGAGCGCGCGGTACTTCTTCGGCGTCTCGATCTTCCTCGAGGCCGCGACCGACATTCCGACCTATTGGCACCCGCCCCTCGCCTTCGCGGACATGGCGTACTACGCGTCGTTGAAGGACTTCGCGGGCGTGCCGGGGCTGTCGCTGCCCATCTTCTTCTTCGGCGCCATCGGGCTGCTGCACCGCGCGCGCAAGAACCTCCGCAAGCGCGAGGAGCTCACGCCGCCGCCGCGTCACGCCGTGCAGGCGATGACCTTCTTCCTCGTCGCGGTCCTCTCGGTCGAGGCCTGGGGGCTCGCTCGCGGCGGCAACCTACAGCCGTCGTTCTTCCAGATCCTGCACCTCGTGACGATGCCGCTCGTGGGCCTCACGTTCCTCTACGCGTTTCGCGGCCCGGAGGACCTGCCCGCCATCGGCTCGATCATCGTCACCGCGGCGGTCGCGCGCAGCGCGCTCTGCACCTTCACCTACTTCACCCTCGCGGCCAGGTTCCACAACGAGGAGGGGTTCTTCGTCACGACGCACGCCGACACAGTGCTCTTCACCGCGGCGATCTTCATCCTCATCGCCTACGCGATCGAGACCCGTGACCGCCGCACGGTGCTCCGCTGTATCGGGCTCACCGCGGCGATCTTCGCGGGCGTCGCGCTGAACAATCGCCGGCTCGCGTTCGTGTCGCTCGGCGCCGCCCCCGTGATGATGTACCTGTCGCTGAAGCCAAGCCCGACCAAGCGCAAGGTCACCCGCGCGGCCTTCGTCGTCGTGGGCCTCGTGCTCGTCTACCTCATCGTCGGTGGACAGATGGAGGGCGACTCGCCGCTCTGGAAGCCCGCGAAGCTCGCGATGAGCGTGCTCGACCAGAAAGACTCCTCGAGCGAGTCGCGCGACATCGAGAACTACAACCTGATCTACACCATGTCGCAGAGCCCCGCCGTCGGACAGGGCTTCGGGTGGGAGTACAAAGAGAAACTCCAACTGTACGATATTTCGGAACTATTTTCGCTCTATCGCTACATCGCCCATAACGGCGTGTTGTGGATCTGGTCGGTCGGTGGCGTGGTGGGCTTCACGGCCCTCTGGTTCATCTACCCGCTCACCATCACCCTCGGGATGCGCGCCTACCGCACCGCCCAGAACCCCGTCGAGCGCGCGGCGTCGCTCGCCGGGATCGGGGTCGTCGTGGCCGTCATCGCCCAAATCTGGGGTGATCAGGGCTGGAACAGCTACCTCACGCTCATCCTGTTCGCGGTCGCGTTCGCTTCTCTCGCCCGCCTGGAGGCCGCGGGCGAGGTCGCGTGA
- a CDS encoding response regulator → MLVADDEPSMLELVARHLTTMRGPQLEVIQARDGDEAWKMAREHLPDLVVLDVMMPGMSGWEVCRKIREDIALAHTGVVMLTGIGENLNQLTSPLYGADAYIDKPFEFDEFDEKVRDTLASRASQREGVSRPSMNGSASTSDVGEVLLPKKKAAPKKAAPKKAAPKEAAAKKAAAKKAAPKKAAPKKAAPKKAAAKKAAPKKAAAKKAAPKKAAAKKAAPKKAAAKKAAPKKAAAKKAAPKKAAPKKAAPKKR, encoded by the coding sequence GTGCTGGTCGCCGATGACGAGCCGTCCATGCTGGAGCTGGTCGCCCGCCACCTCACGACCATGCGCGGGCCTCAGCTCGAGGTCATCCAAGCGCGCGACGGCGACGAGGCCTGGAAGATGGCGCGCGAGCACCTCCCCGATCTCGTCGTGCTCGACGTGATGATGCCCGGCATGAGCGGGTGGGAGGTGTGCCGGAAGATCCGCGAGGACATCGCGCTCGCGCACACGGGCGTGGTCATGCTCACCGGCATCGGCGAGAACCTGAACCAGCTCACGAGCCCGCTCTACGGCGCCGACGCGTACATCGACAAGCCGTTCGAGTTCGACGAGTTCGACGAGAAGGTCCGCGACACGCTCGCGTCGCGCGCCTCGCAGCGCGAGGGCGTCTCCCGGCCGTCGATGAACGGCTCAGCCTCCACGTCCGATGTGGGCGAGGTGCTCCTCCCGAAGAAGAAGGCCGCGCCGAAGAAGGCCGCGCCGAAGAAGGCCGCGCCGAAGGAGGCCGCCGCGAAGAAGGCCGCCGCGAAGAAGGCCGCGCCGAAGAAGGCCGCGCCGAAGAAGGCCGCGCCGAAGAAGGCCGCGGCGAAGAAGGCCGCGCCGAAGAAGGCCGCCGCGAAGAAGGCCGCGCCGAAGAAGGCCGCCGCGAAGAAGGCCGCGCCGAAGAAGGCCGCCGCGAAGAAGGCCGCGCCGAAGAAGGCCGCCGCGAAGAAGGCCGCGCCGAAGAAGGCCGCGCCGAAGAAGGCTGCCCCGAAGAAGCGCTGA
- a CDS encoding GAF domain-containing protein — protein MAKREKVHAKGDARLDGVLELVAFAARPMPLATLLDAGPRRIAAIFSADVCSLYILEGEGNELVMRGNVGFDGRAVGTVRLTVGEGITGRAVEYMRPVSTDEARVHASYKHVDGLGEERFPVFLAVPVCGRRGPLGALVLQRTAGAFTSEDIALVALMGGLLAAGISQAELLDARRERKERRAGGGTRKVTLPGRPFVPGRALGAVAALRRPSAHPVERTGEPEDPKQELRRLRGAFDVAEKAITALAEKARHLRLGEGARFLGTYLEILGDQRFRERALELVESGGGVAHALSRVAREVTRTAASVTRDPFLEERARDVEDLCDALSMLAVTDKRAELPSRAILVGDALTVFDLLVSARAQPEGVALSERAFGPRTSTLLTLLDVPAIVGVQGLFRWASDGDIAVLDADHGLLVINPTKGEIASVRELRRADVGRRAAESSRDVGGGET, from the coding sequence ATGGCGAAGAGGGAGAAGGTCCACGCGAAGGGTGACGCTCGGCTCGACGGCGTGCTGGAGCTCGTCGCCTTCGCCGCGCGGCCCATGCCGCTCGCCACCCTCCTCGACGCCGGTCCGCGGCGCATCGCGGCCATCTTCAGCGCCGACGTGTGCTCCCTGTACATCCTCGAGGGCGAGGGCAACGAGCTCGTGATGCGGGGCAACGTGGGGTTCGACGGCCGCGCCGTGGGCACCGTGCGGCTCACCGTGGGCGAGGGCATCACGGGGCGCGCGGTCGAGTACATGCGCCCCGTCTCCACCGACGAGGCGCGTGTACATGCATCCTACAAGCATGTCGACGGGCTGGGAGAAGAGCGCTTCCCCGTGTTCCTCGCGGTCCCCGTGTGCGGGCGGCGCGGCCCTCTGGGGGCGCTCGTGCTGCAGCGAACGGCGGGCGCGTTCACCTCGGAGGACATCGCGCTGGTGGCGCTCATGGGAGGCCTCCTGGCGGCCGGCATCTCGCAGGCCGAGCTCCTCGATGCCCGCCGCGAGCGGAAGGAGCGGCGCGCGGGCGGGGGCACGCGGAAGGTGACCCTCCCTGGGCGTCCCTTCGTGCCTGGCCGCGCGCTCGGCGCCGTGGCGGCGCTCCGGCGTCCTTCTGCGCACCCCGTCGAGCGGACGGGCGAGCCCGAGGATCCGAAGCAAGAGCTCCGGCGCCTCCGCGGCGCGTTCGACGTCGCGGAGAAGGCCATCACCGCGCTCGCCGAGAAGGCGCGCCACCTGCGGCTCGGCGAGGGCGCGCGGTTTCTCGGCACCTACCTGGAGATCCTCGGCGACCAGCGCTTTCGCGAGCGGGCGCTCGAGCTCGTCGAGAGCGGCGGCGGGGTCGCGCACGCGCTGTCGCGCGTCGCTCGCGAGGTGACGCGCACCGCCGCGAGCGTCACCCGCGATCCGTTCCTCGAGGAGCGCGCGCGCGACGTCGAGGACCTGTGCGACGCCCTCAGCATGCTCGCGGTCACCGACAAGCGCGCGGAGCTGCCCTCCCGCGCCATCCTGGTGGGCGACGCGCTCACCGTGTTCGACCTGCTCGTGTCGGCGCGCGCACAACCCGAGGGGGTCGCGCTCTCGGAGCGGGCGTTCGGCCCGCGCACGAGCACGCTGCTGACGCTGCTCGACGTCCCGGCCATCGTGGGCGTCCAGGGGCTCTTTCGGTGGGCCTCCGACGGCGACATCGCGGTGCTCGACGCCGACCACGGGCTGCTCGTCATCAACCCCACGAAGGGCGAGATCGCGAGCGTGCGCGAGCTGCGGCGCGCCGACGTGGGCCGGCGCGCGGCGGAGTCCTCCCGCGACGTCGGCGGCGGGGAGACGTGA